Genomic segment of Pseudomonadota bacterium:
GGCAGCCATCATCTGTACATCACGTTTCGCACCGGATATCCTGGGGTGGATATACCGGACCATCTGCGCGACCGTTATCCGGACGAATTGACGATTATTCTACAGCATCAGTATTGGGGGCTGGAAGTGACCGAGCATGGCTTCTCGGTGACGCTCAGCTTTAACAAATCGCATGAGCATGTCAGCGTGCCATTTGCCGCACTGACCCGCTTCGCCGATCCCGGCGTCAAATTTGACATGCAGTTCGAGTTCAAATCGACCGGCGGTCGCGGCAAGCTGCAGTTGGTGGGGGGCGCCGATGAAGTCTTGGCGGAAGCGGAAGAAGACGGTTCAATCGCGGAAGGTATGACGGAAATTGGCGCCAATCGAGACGCCGCAGGTGAGTCGTCCCCGGCGGTGGT
This window contains:
- a CDS encoding ClpXP protease specificity-enhancing factor SspB — its product is MAKDHIGYDDLVDNALRGAMREVMLRVAENGLLGSHHLYITFRTGYPGVDIPDHLRDRYPDELTIILQHQYWGLEVTEHGFSVTLSFNKSHEHVSVPFAALTRFADPGVKFDMQFEFKSTGGRGKLQLVGGADEVLAEAEEDGSIAEGMTEIGANRDAAGESSPAVVAAEADDAGLAETAEDGSGDTENSDETAQDESESNNSGAEVVTLDSFRKK